In Haloplanus rubicundus, one DNA window encodes the following:
- a CDS encoding Hsp20/alpha crystallin family protein, which produces MTTRSNPFEELERLFERMDRQFDDATRMWEEEGPFGGWRTEMESVSIDLAETDDEFVVTADLPGFDRDDVDIRVTDHTLRIEADRETATEEHEAEYLRRERRHESVRRSIRLPDEVDKDAVTATMKHGVLTVTLPRLEVEEARSIDIE; this is translated from the coding sequence ATGACGACACGCAGTAACCCCTTCGAGGAACTGGAGCGCCTGTTCGAACGCATGGACCGACAGTTCGACGACGCGACCCGGATGTGGGAAGAGGAGGGTCCCTTCGGCGGGTGGCGCACGGAGATGGAGTCGGTGTCCATCGACCTCGCCGAGACCGACGACGAGTTCGTCGTGACCGCGGATCTGCCGGGATTCGACCGCGACGACGTCGACATCCGGGTGACCGATCACACGCTCCGCATCGAGGCCGACCGGGAGACGGCCACGGAGGAACACGAGGCGGAGTACCTGCGACGGGAACGTCGCCACGAGTCGGTGCGTCGCTCGATCCGGCTCCCCGACGAAGTCGACAAGGACGCCGTGACGGCCACGATGAAACACGGCGTCCTGACCGTCACGCTCCCACGACTGGAGGTCGAGGAAGCGCGCAGCATCGACATCGAGTGA
- a CDS encoding helix-turn-helix domain-containing protein, translating to MSVMAHVSVPADEFKLARTLHGHDSLRIVIERVVPLGEGVVPFLWVTGLPADRTRRRLRRDEDVERVAVIDHVENAVLVRVWWTDRRHAFLETLVAVEASCVDGVVRDGTWYLELRFPSRESLSDFYRECLDRDVTLDVSGIYDPEGRGRSGVSATLSDRQYETLRTAFETGYFAIPREITLEELGDRLGISDTAASQRIRRGLRRLLAEELASPA from the coding sequence ATGAGCGTGATGGCACACGTCTCGGTGCCCGCCGACGAGTTCAAACTCGCACGAACGTTGCACGGTCACGACTCGCTGCGGATCGTGATCGAGCGCGTGGTGCCGCTCGGCGAGGGCGTCGTGCCGTTCCTCTGGGTGACCGGGCTGCCGGCGGATCGGACGCGACGCAGACTCCGCCGCGACGAAGACGTCGAACGGGTGGCGGTGATCGACCACGTGGAGAACGCGGTCCTGGTGCGCGTGTGGTGGACGGATCGTCGACACGCGTTTCTCGAGACGCTCGTGGCGGTGGAGGCATCCTGTGTCGACGGCGTCGTCCGCGACGGGACGTGGTATCTCGAACTCCGCTTTCCGTCCCGCGAGTCGCTGTCCGACTTCTACCGGGAGTGTCTGGACCGCGACGTGACACTCGACGTGAGCGGCATCTACGATCCCGAGGGACGTGGCCGTAGCGGCGTCTCGGCGACGCTATCCGACCGACAGTACGAGACGCTGCGGACCGCGTTCGAGACCGGCTACTTCGCCATCCCGCGCGAGATCACGCTGGAGGAACTGGGCGACCGACTGGGGATCTCCGATACGGCCGCGTCACAGCGCATCCGCCGCGGGTTGCGACGGCTCCTCGCCGAAGAACTGGCGTCGCCGGCGTGA
- a CDS encoding DUF7563 family protein, with the protein MPICKNCECFVTPDFARVFGNNDGEVVRCVDCAPFRELTMGTSAVPNT; encoded by the coding sequence GTGCCAATATGCAAGAACTGTGAGTGCTTCGTCACTCCGGACTTCGCCCGCGTCTTCGGGAACAACGACGGTGAGGTGGTTCGCTGTGTCGACTGTGCGCCCTTCCGGGAACTCACGATGGGGACGAGTGCGGTCCCGAACACATGA
- a CDS encoding DUF7837 family putative zinc-binding protein yields the protein MTDHVPSPLGRCPRCDVRVSRRRLLIEYERSDEEYRIFASCPNCETVATPR from the coding sequence ATGACCGATCACGTCCCGTCCCCGCTGGGGCGCTGTCCGCGTTGTGACGTGCGCGTCTCGAGACGCCGTCTGCTCATCGAGTACGAGCGTAGCGACGAGGAGTATCGGATATTTGCGTCGTGTCCGAACTGTGAGACGGTGGCCACCCCACGATGA
- a CDS encoding HTH domain-containing protein: MNLDPTLDPEEYRMELFLRSLAPPAARTVQEATIDRLKRLEARGHIREYELTIWGDRIRLDTTPRTPTEEAIRDKIDRFRRWERRNGVSLAPGFDEREIDPLIDDTYTVFRTPVIALAVYAGSNVWGVFPCEVDGDPVTVDACLDAFLRRGSLVESRSPG, from the coding sequence ATGAATCTAGATCCAACACTCGATCCGGAGGAGTATCGCATGGAACTCTTTCTCCGGTCGCTGGCGCCGCCGGCGGCCCGGACGGTCCAAGAGGCGACCATCGACCGGTTGAAGCGACTGGAGGCCCGGGGCCACATCCGGGAGTACGAACTCACGATCTGGGGGGATCGCATCCGTCTCGACACGACGCCTCGGACGCCGACGGAGGAGGCGATCCGCGACAAAATTGACCGATTCCGGCGCTGGGAGCGACGAAACGGCGTGTCGCTCGCGCCGGGCTTCGACGAACGGGAGATCGATCCTCTGATCGACGACACCTACACCGTCTTCCGAACGCCGGTGATCGCGCTGGCGGTGTACGCCGGTTCGAACGTGTGGGGGGTCTTTCCGTGCGAGGTCGACGGGGACCCCGTGACCGTCGACGCGTGCCTCGACGCCTTCCTGCGACGCGGGTCGCTCGTCGAATCACGGTCCCCGGGCTGA
- a CDS encoding dienelactone hydrolase family protein: MADQRTVTVPVDDVRLDGELAVPDGASGLVVFAHGSGSSRLSPRNNFVAEVLRARGLGTLLFDLLTEAEDRTRETRFDIDLLTGRLLGATAWLRGREGTAGMRLGYFGSSTGAAAAVRAAAERGDDIDTVVSRGGRVDLASERLSAVTAPTLFVVGGADTEVLERNREALAALTCRKELAVVEGAGHLFEGEGELEEVADLAAEWFATHLS, translated from the coding sequence ATGGCCGACCAGCGTACGGTGACCGTTCCGGTCGACGACGTTCGACTCGACGGCGAACTCGCCGTCCCCGACGGCGCGTCCGGGCTCGTCGTCTTCGCACACGGCAGCGGAAGCAGCCGGCTGAGCCCGCGTAACAACTTCGTCGCCGAGGTGCTCCGGGCACGCGGCCTGGGTACGCTCCTGTTCGACCTGCTCACCGAAGCGGAGGACCGGACGCGCGAAACGCGGTTCGACATCGACCTCCTGACCGGGCGGCTGCTCGGGGCGACAGCGTGGCTCCGCGGCCGCGAGGGGACGGCGGGGATGCGCCTCGGATACTTCGGGTCGAGCACCGGCGCCGCGGCCGCGGTGCGCGCCGCGGCGGAGCGGGGCGACGACATCGACACCGTCGTGTCGCGCGGCGGCCGGGTCGACCTCGCCTCGGAACGGCTCTCGGCGGTCACGGCCCCGACCCTGTTCGTCGTCGGTGGCGCCGACACGGAGGTGCTGGAACGTAACCGCGAAGCGCTGGCGGCACTCACCTGCCGAAAGGAGTTGGCGGTGGTCGAGGGCGCCGGCCACCTCTTCGAAGGGGAGGGAGAACTCGAAGAGGTCGCCGACCTCGCCGCGGAGTGGTTCGCGACGCATCTGTCCTGA
- the rtcA gene encoding RNA 3'-terminal phosphate cyclase, with protein sequence MLTVDGTEGGGQLLRTALSLSTITGTPFRIEDVRGARPNPGLKPQHLAAVRVVADCCDAAVEGAELGADALTFRPGDERRTTLDADIGTAGSVTLLFDAVLPIAVTGDEPLELTATGGTDVKWAPTMAYHRLVKLPLLTDCGVEAAVDLQRTGFYPAGGGEATLRVAPSPLSPVALDRRGELERVGIYSKAAASLADREVADRQAESAREELAAAGLPADIRRVEYVEADSPGSSLLLRGVYEEGLVGVDALGERGRPSEAVAEDAVREFGAVHATDAAVDPFMADQLLVVLALAGGRVRIPSLTDHVRTNLDLLAQFGSDIESDRRADGTLVVAASALR encoded by the coding sequence ATGCTCACCGTCGACGGCACCGAAGGTGGCGGCCAACTGCTCCGGACGGCGCTGAGCCTCTCGACGATCACCGGCACCCCGTTTCGGATCGAGGACGTCCGCGGTGCCCGCCCGAACCCCGGTCTCAAACCCCAGCATCTCGCCGCGGTTCGGGTCGTCGCGGACTGCTGTGACGCTGCGGTCGAGGGGGCCGAACTCGGCGCCGACGCGCTGACCTTCCGCCCCGGGGACGAGCGTCGGACGACGCTGGACGCCGACATCGGCACGGCAGGGAGCGTCACGCTCCTGTTCGACGCCGTCCTCCCCATCGCGGTGACCGGCGACGAGCCCCTGGAACTCACCGCCACCGGTGGCACGGACGTGAAGTGGGCGCCGACGATGGCGTATCACCGGCTGGTGAAGCTCCCGTTGCTCACGGACTGTGGGGTCGAGGCCGCCGTCGACCTGCAGCGGACGGGCTTTTATCCCGCCGGCGGCGGCGAGGCGACCCTGCGGGTGGCGCCGTCGCCGCTCTCGCCGGTCGCCCTCGACCGACGCGGCGAACTCGAACGGGTCGGAATCTACTCGAAGGCCGCCGCGTCGCTCGCCGACCGCGAGGTAGCTGACCGGCAGGCCGAAAGCGCCCGCGAGGAACTCGCGGCGGCGGGTCTTCCGGCCGACATCCGGCGCGTCGAGTACGTCGAGGCGGATTCGCCGGGGTCGTCGCTCCTCCTCCGCGGCGTCTACGAGGAGGGTCTCGTCGGCGTCGACGCGCTCGGGGAACGGGGGCGTCCCTCCGAGGCCGTCGCCGAGGACGCCGTCCGGGAGTTCGGGGCGGTCCACGCCACGGACGCGGCGGTCGACCCGTTCATGGCCGACCAGCTACTGGTCGTCCTCGCGCTCGCCGGCGGACGCGTCCGGATTCCGTCGCTCACCGACCACGTCCGGACGAATCTGGATCTCCTCGCCCAGTTCGGGAGCGATATCGAGAGCGACCGCCGAGCGGACGGAACGCTCGTCGTGGCGGCGTCGGCGCTGCGGTGA
- a CDS encoding J domain-containing protein, which yields MDRDRLVLGLAAVFAGLTVVLVVLAFVRQLFLLFIALPFAATTYLMWHHATGRIEDRARREARASRTAAGRRERRAPGGFGATARGAASGARAGSRRREAPTADAGPSRREAYETLGLDPGASEDEVRRAYRAKVKEVHPDAEGGDEETFKRVNRAYERLRE from the coding sequence GTGGACAGGGATCGACTCGTGCTCGGCCTCGCGGCGGTGTTCGCCGGCCTCACAGTCGTGCTCGTAGTGCTCGCGTTCGTCCGCCAGCTATTCCTGCTCTTCATCGCGCTCCCGTTCGCGGCGACGACGTACCTGATGTGGCACCACGCGACGGGACGGATCGAGGACCGCGCCCGCCGGGAAGCGCGGGCGAGTCGCACGGCGGCCGGACGGCGGGAGCGACGCGCCCCCGGCGGCTTCGGCGCGACGGCCCGGGGCGCGGCGTCCGGCGCCCGCGCGGGGAGCCGTCGACGGGAGGCGCCCACCGCCGACGCCGGCCCGAGTCGCCGCGAGGCCTACGAGACGCTGGGGCTCGACCCCGGTGCGAGCGAGGACGAGGTGCGGCGGGCCTACCGGGCGAAAGTGAAGGAGGTCCACCCCGACGCCGAGGGGGGCGACGAGGAGACGTTCAAGCGGGTGAACCGCGCGTACGAACGCCTGCGCGAGTAG
- a CDS encoding GTPBP1 family GTP-binding protein translates to MTADRALLERALERGEEEGGPIEFKERLSREVHLVDGRMESLAAQLRHRVLSGDGEATYVVGVTDDGHVAGIRPADFSESMDVLSLLAEEAGAHIEDVETWGVGGEDESGLVGVATIREGAILDTDDSHIVVGTAGHVDHGKSTLVGTLVTGQADDGQGSTRSYLDVQPHEVERGLSADLSYAVYGFDDDGPVRMDNPHRKSDRARVVEEADRLVSFVDTVGHEPWLRTTIRGLVGQKLDYGLLTVAADDGPTKTTREHLGILLATELPTMVAITKTDVVSEERVHEVERAVERLLRDVEETPLRIERHGVAAAAEEIGDVVPILKTSAVTGTGLDALDDLFERLPKTNGGDGDFRMYIDRTYSVTGVGAVASGTVNSGTVEAGDDLLLGPMPDGDFREVEVRSIEMHYHRVDRAEAGRIVGIALKGVTEAEIERGMVLLPADADPTPVREFEAEVVVLNHPTRIGTGYEPVVHLETISEAAVFRPEGGHLLPGDRGVATVEFKFRPYLIEEGQRFVFREGRSKGVGTVTDIDP, encoded by the coding sequence ATGACCGCCGATCGGGCCCTGCTGGAGCGGGCCCTGGAGCGCGGGGAAGAGGAGGGCGGCCCAATCGAGTTCAAGGAACGCCTCTCCCGCGAGGTCCACCTCGTCGACGGCCGGATGGAGAGCCTGGCGGCCCAGTTGCGCCATCGCGTGCTCTCGGGCGACGGCGAGGCGACGTACGTGGTCGGCGTCACCGACGACGGTCACGTCGCCGGCATCCGCCCGGCCGACTTCTCCGAATCGATGGACGTGCTCTCCTTGCTCGCCGAGGAGGCGGGCGCCCACATCGAGGACGTGGAGACGTGGGGCGTCGGCGGCGAGGACGAAAGTGGACTGGTAGGCGTCGCCACGATCAGGGAGGGCGCCATCCTCGACACCGACGACTCCCACATCGTCGTCGGCACGGCGGGCCACGTCGACCACGGCAAGAGCACGCTCGTCGGGACGCTCGTGACGGGGCAGGCCGACGACGGGCAGGGAAGCACGCGCTCGTATCTCGACGTCCAGCCCCACGAGGTGGAGCGCGGTCTCTCGGCGGACCTCTCCTACGCGGTGTACGGCTTCGACGACGACGGACCGGTGCGGATGGACAACCCCCACCGGAAGTCGGACCGTGCCCGCGTCGTCGAGGAGGCGGACCGCCTCGTCTCTTTCGTCGACACCGTTGGCCACGAGCCGTGGCTCCGGACGACGATCAGGGGGCTGGTCGGGCAGAAACTCGACTACGGCCTGCTGACCGTCGCGGCCGACGACGGCCCGACGAAGACGACACGTGAGCATCTCGGCATCCTGCTGGCGACGGAACTGCCGACGATGGTCGCCATCACGAAGACGGACGTGGTGAGCGAGGAGCGGGTCCACGAGGTCGAACGCGCGGTCGAACGGCTCCTGCGCGACGTGGAGGAGACGCCGCTCCGGATCGAGCGCCACGGCGTGGCCGCGGCGGCCGAGGAGATCGGCGACGTGGTACCCATCCTGAAAACGAGCGCCGTCACCGGGACGGGGCTGGACGCCCTCGACGACCTGTTCGAGCGCCTGCCCAAGACCAACGGCGGCGACGGCGACTTCCGGATGTACATCGACCGCACCTACTCGGTGACCGGCGTCGGCGCCGTCGCCTCCGGAACCGTCAACTCCGGCACCGTCGAGGCCGGCGACGACCTCCTCCTCGGTCCGATGCCCGACGGCGACTTCCGCGAGGTGGAGGTGCGCTCCATCGAGATGCACTACCACCGCGTCGACCGCGCGGAGGCGGGGCGGATCGTCGGCATCGCGCTCAAAGGCGTCACGGAGGCGGAGATCGAGCGCGGCATGGTCCTCCTCCCGGCCGACGCCGATCCCACGCCCGTTCGGGAGTTCGAGGCCGAGGTGGTCGTCCTCAACCACCCAACCCGCATCGGGACGGGCTACGAACCCGTCGTCCACCTCGAGACGATCAGCGAGGCGGCCGTCTTCCGCCCCGAGGGCGGACACCTCCTCCCCGGCGACCGCGGGGTCGCCACGGTCGAGTTCAAGTTCCGCCCCTACCTGATCGAGGAGGGCCAACGCTTCGTCTTCCGGGAAGGTCGGAGCAAAGGCGTCGGCACCGTCACCGATATCGACCCGTAA
- a CDS encoding M48 family metallopeptidase, with translation MRRPGSSLLFAAAAAATLVVYATLSVLTYRALLYLWAQQPDPATTTAVVVALTLAAGYASYRLGTARIRFALDPAELPRAELPELYRRVDALADRVGVETPRLMVASLQGPNALALGGARDGDVVLDGSLFRLLTATELEAIIAHELVHLKGRDSLVKTLGYSVVRTVTGMVWVVLLPILLLVGGVARTVSLLRGDDPAEFRRTVRTADAVVTSLVVVCLFTLTAAVQAYSRRREYAADDRAARLTGPLALASALEKIDRATTPGGLLSTLVVHGDEEGLVTDLLASHPPMDDRIERLRQAAARRRN, from the coding sequence ATGCGACGACCCGGATCGTCGCTGCTCTTCGCCGCGGCCGCCGCCGCCACGCTCGTCGTCTACGCCACCCTCTCCGTGCTGACTTACCGCGCACTGTTGTATCTCTGGGCACAGCAGCCCGATCCGGCCACGACGACCGCCGTCGTCGTTGCCCTCACGCTCGCCGCCGGTTACGCCAGCTACCGGCTCGGGACGGCGCGGATTCGGTTCGCGCTCGATCCCGCCGAACTCCCGCGGGCGGAGCTGCCGGAACTCTACCGCCGCGTCGACGCCCTCGCCGACCGCGTTGGCGTCGAGACGCCGCGGCTCATGGTCGCGTCGCTCCAGGGGCCGAACGCCCTCGCCCTCGGCGGCGCCCGCGACGGCGACGTGGTGCTCGACGGCTCGCTGTTTCGACTCCTCACCGCCACCGAACTGGAGGCGATCATCGCGCACGAACTCGTCCACCTGAAGGGCCGGGACAGCCTGGTGAAGACCCTCGGCTACAGCGTCGTGCGCACCGTGACGGGGATGGTCTGGGTCGTCCTCCTCCCCATCCTCCTGCTGGTCGGGGGCGTCGCCCGCACCGTCTCGCTCCTCCGCGGCGACGACCCCGCCGAATTCCGCCGGACGGTCCGGACGGCCGACGCGGTGGTGACGAGTTTGGTCGTCGTCTGCCTGTTCACCCTGACGGCCGCCGTGCAGGCGTACTCGCGCCGCCGGGAGTACGCGGCCGACGACCGGGCGGCCCGGCTGACCGGGCCGCTGGCGCTGGCGAGCGCGCTGGAGAAGATCGACCGCGCGACGACGCCCGGCGGCCTCCTGTCGACGCTGGTCGTCCACGGCGACGAGGAGGGGCTGGTCACCGACCTACTTGCGTCGCATCCGCCGATGGACGACCGGATCGAGCGGTTGCGGCAAGCCGCGGCGCGCCGCCGGAACTGA